The sequence CGGATAGCCGCGCTTTGCAGCAATTATAAAAAACTCGGACTCGACGTTGAAGAATTCGAAGACGGTTTTGAAGTAGGCGGAAATATTAAGAATAACCATGTCTTATTCGAAAGCTACGGAGACCACCGCATAGCTATGGCGTTTGCCGTTATGTCGATGGCGCTCGAACGGGGCGGGAGCGTAAACGAATTTGAATCTGTCGCCGTTTCAAATCCCGATTTTCTTAAACAATTAAATGAGATTGTCGCGTAATTACAGCTCGAGTATTTGATGCTCGAATTTATTAATCGACAATTCGTTATAAATCCATCTGAGTATGTCGAGTCCGTATTTATTCGCAAAGAAAGTAAAATTCAATTCCCGTTCCTGTAGATTTTCATTCGGATATAAAACGTTTTGTATCTTATTGAGTTGCCTTATCGTTACCTCGTGCTTCCTTCTTTCGGCGTCGTTGGCTTTTGTTCTTAAGTTCTTCAAACTTTCGTTGATCCGATTCCCGGTCTTTTCGGTTAAATCGAGCATCGTTTTGTCGATCGCGCTAAGATGTTTTCCCAGTTCGTTTAGAACGGCGCTAATTTTTTCCTGAGCGTCTTCAAAGAGAGCGTCGATATTGTTGCCGCTGTTTCGGGCAATTATCTTTTCAATTAAATCTTCCTGCGGACTGAATGCCTCTTCTATTTTCAACTGATATTTATTCAACAGAGATTGTATGTTATTTTCAAGAATCGTCGCTGAAGCTCTCGGGTATATATACGGCGAGATAATCCCGAAAAAATTATATAAAGGCGTCAACTGTGCAAAGTAACTTATTTCGGCAGGTCCAGCTATATAGAAACCCGTAGGCAAAAGGTAATCCTGGCATATCGGTCTCAATAACACATTGGGGCTGAAACGTTCCGGAGCAAATTCCAGCTGCGCAGTCATATCGTCGTATGAAAATTTTTTCCTTCTGCCTTTTAACCGGAAGCCTTCGTCTGTCGGTTCTATAGAAAGTCTTTCGTTTTCGTCGATGTAAAAAAGATTTACAGGTTTAACTTTTACCTGAGCGTGGTAAATCTCTTCCAGTTCGGCGCTGCGCTCGACCAATGAAACGGTATGCTCTTTATAGTCGCTTAGTTCTTTCTTGAATACCGGAGTTAATAATTTTTTTACTTCCGGATCGGAAGGATTAAATACAACCAATCCGTACTCGTCGAACAATCGGATTAGTAAATTCCTGAAGCTTTCCAAAAAAGTGGCGTCGGGTTGATAAAACGATTTGAGCAAATCCATTAATGTCATTTTAAACTCCGATTCACGGAGAGAAGAAGATAATTCTTCCAGCAGTTTCCTTAGATTGT comes from Melioribacter roseus P3M-2 and encodes:
- the bshC gene encoding bacillithiol biosynthesis cysteine-adding enzyme BshC, which gives rise to MYINYSDIPGHPNLFLDYLYEFENVEKFYGKNFRDEQGYQKLFDSLHSYERPHREKVTEIIKEQYKNIRASKLTLSNIEELNSKNTIAIVTGQQLGIFGGPLYTFYKTITAIKLATYLNDKYDKFNFVPVFWLEADDHDFDEVRKINILDRDNSLRTLMYDDGLDEAVNRGSVGNIKFNDNLRKLLEELSSSLRESEFKMTLMDLLKSFYQPDATFLESFRNLLIRLFDEYGLVVFNPSDPEVKKLLTPVFKKELSDYKEHTVSLVERSAELEEIYHAQVKVKPVNLFYIDENERLSIEPTDEGFRLKGRRKKFSYDDMTAQLEFAPERFSPNVLLRPICQDYLLPTGFYIAGPAEISYFAQLTPLYNFFGIISPYIYPRASATILENNIQSLLNKYQLKIEEAFSPQEDLIEKIIARNSGNNIDALFEDAQEKISAVLNELGKHLSAIDKTMLDLTEKTGNRINESLKNLRTKANDAERRKHEVTIRQLNKIQNVLYPNENLQERELNFTFFANKYGLDILRWIYNELSINKFEHQILEL